Within the Salinibacterium sp. TMP30 genome, the region CGCCGCCGGTAAAGACAAGGTCAGCAAAAGTCATAGTTTCGTGCACTTTCCTTAGCGGTCTGGCGATCTGGCGGTTTGACGGTCTAGCGGTCGGCTTGTCTGGCGGTCTACGTGTCTGGCGGGCTCGTGGTCTAGCCGCCTCCGACAGTTTTGGCGATGTCGGTCGCTGAGTCGCCCGCTCGACCCAGGACGTACGCGACAAGCGCCAAAGCTCCGAGTGTCAGCAGCAGCATGATCGTTGAGACTGCCGCAATTTCTGGCCGCAATCCGCTGCGGACAGCACTGAGCACGTAGACGGGCCACGGGGTGGTTCCCGAGACTTGAACGAACGCCGAAACGATTGTGTTGTCGAGGCTCAAGGTGAACGAGAGAAGTCCACCGGCCAATACTGCCGGCATCACCAGCGGAAGGGTGATCTGGGTGAACCGTTTGAACGGAGGAGCATAGAGGTCGGCTGCGGCCTCCTCCAAGCTCTCGTCAATGCCGATGAGGCGAGAGCGCACGATGTAGGCCACGACCGCGGTCGAGAACAATGAGTGGCCGACGACGAGTCGAACAATGCCGTTGTCGAACATGCTCAGTCCAACATCCTGGCCGAGGAAAACCATCCAGGGAAGCAGCGAGACGGCATCCACAATTTCTGGGGTGACGGTGACGAGCACAAGAAGAATCAGGAACCAGGGAGCCCACTTGCCCGCGCGGCGAGCCAGAGCGACACCGGCCATGGTGCCGAGCGCTGTCGCGATGAGTGACGCAATGAAACCGGTCTGAATCGACACCAACACTGCGTCGGTGATGGCGGGCTTGGTCACGATCGTCGCAAACGAGCCAAAACCGAACTCATTCCACGAGACGAGCAGCCGACCCTCGTTGAAGGAGTAAATGATGATGATGGCAATCGGAGCGAACAGGAACGCGAAGACGATCACTGCCCAGACTTTGAGGGAGACATCGGTGAATGACAACCGGTTCATGATTTGCCTCCCAAGACGAGTCGCTTTCGGGCTCTGAGCGGCCAGGTCGCCAACCACGAAACGAGGGCGGCGATGCCGACGGTGGTGAGAATCGTGAGCACCAGCACTACTGCCATTGCGGAGCCTAGGGCCCAGTTCTGTGCAGTTTGGAACTGGTTGGCAACCATCTGGCCTGCCATGTTGCCTTTGGCCCCACCCAGCACAGTAGCGGTGATGTAGTCGCCCATCAATGGGATGTAGACGAGCAGGATTCCAACGATGATGCCCGGCTTCGCCAAGGGAAGCGTCACATTGATGAAGGTCGACCATCGCCCAGCACCGAGGTCTTTGCTCGCCTCACGCATCGGCAATGACACACGGTCGAACGCGACAAACATGGGCAGGATCATCAGTGGGATGTAGTTGTAGACGACACCGATCAGTACCGCTGTGCGAGTGAAGAGGATTTCTAGCGGCTGATCGAGCACGCCGATTGACTGCAGGGCGGTGGAGAGCAATCCGCTCGGGGCGAGGATGATCTGCCAGCCGATCGTGCGCACCAGAAAGTTTGTCCAGAACGGAATCATCACCATCGCTAGCAGGATTCCGCGGCGCGACACGGGGGCCTTGAATGCGAGCCAATAGGAGAAGGGGATGGCGATTACTAAGCAGATGAGCGTGCCGACCACTCCAACCCACAGCGTGTTCTGGAAGGTGGAGAAGAACGTCGGCGACAGTGCTTCGGCGTAGCGATCGAGCGACAGGACATCGTTGGCGTGAGTGCCAAAAATGCCAGGCTTGTATCCGAAGCTGAACCACACGACGAGCGCGACCGGCGCGACAAAGAAGGCAAACAGCCATGCCCACGCAGGAATCGCGAGGGCGAAGCCCGGCAGTTTTAGGCGGCGGCGTGGGCGCGCAGGAGCCGCGTGCGCACCCAACTCGGGTGCGGCGCGGTCCTCAACGGTTACGGTCATTCTGTACTCTCGGCTGACTGCGGCGGTTAGGCGCCAGCAGCAGCCTTGGTCTTGTCCCAGATCTCAACGATGCGCTGCTGTGCGTCGGTGAGCTTGCCGGTGTGCATGGTTTTGATCTGTTCCTCATCGAAGAAGACGAGGTCGAGCATTTCCAGGTCGGCCGCGCGTGCCGCTTCCTCAATGCCAGCGCCACCGGTGTGGTAACCGATGTAGTCGAGTTCGCGTAGGGCCGCATCGGGGGCGAGTACGTAGTTGATGAAAGCGTGGGCAGCCTCAGGGTTAGTTGCGCCTTCTGCGATAGCCCAGTTGTCCATCCACAGTTCGGTGTCGGGGGAGCCGAGCACCCACTGCCAGCGGTCAGGTTCGTCGCTCTCCATGATCCCGATGCGTGCGTCACCGTTCCAGGACTGCATAAGGATCTGTTGCGCTTGCGGGATTGCGGCGCCACCCGGGTAGGAGTCGAACGCCGAGATGTGGGGGGCGAGCTCAGTGGTGAGGAACGCTTCCGCCGCGGCAAGATCTGCCTCGTCGGTGGTGGTCCAGTCGATACCGTTAGCCCAGTAGTAGATGCCGAGGAGGGGTGACGGGTCATCTAGTACGGAGGTTCTGCCGCTGGCTTCATTCTTTGCGGCATCGATGAAGTCGGCCCAGCTGGTGAGTTCGCGACTAATTTTGGTTTTGTCGTAGACGAATCCGGTGGTGCCCCAAGCCTTGCAAATGGAGTACTCGTTCTTCGGATCCCAGTCGCGACCCAAGAAGTCCGGGTCCATGTCGGCGATATTGGGGATCAGATCAAGGTTCAGCTTGCTCAGTAGACCATTTTCGATCATCTGAGGAATGAACGGTCCGGTCGGTACAACGATGTCGTAGCCACTGGTTCCGCGGGCCGCGATGAGCTTGGAGATCAGTTCCTCATTGGAGGCGAATGAGTCGAAGGTGATTGTTGGGCCAAGTTCATCCGAGAACTCGGCAACCAGATCCGGGTCATCGTAATCGCCCCAACTGTAGATCGACAGGCCGCCCTCGAGCGCGCCTCCGGTGGCTTGGGGTGAGGAGCCAGCACCAGACTGTGGGCTACAGGCGGCCAGTAGTGCGGCTCCGGCAGCAGTGCCGGAAAGGGCAAGGAAGCGACGCCGGTTCAACTCCGACTTGATCATCTTGGTTGCCGAGGTCGAGGCGAGAATGCGAACGGGGTTTTCGTGTGACATCAGGCTGCTCCTTCTAAAGGGCCATTGAGCTGGTGGGTGGGGCTGGGTTCGAGACGGCGCGGGCAATGTCGGCTTGAGCCTCAGTTGCCTGCTCATTCGGGAAAAGGTGGACGCTCGCGGCATCCCACGAGCAGACAACCTTGTCGCCGTCGGCAAGTCGGGGCGCGTTGGGCCGCGGAACGCGAGAGAGGAGAGTGTGGTCTTGGCCAATAGAAACCAAGAACTGCAGGGTCTCACCCTGGTGCGAGACACCGATCACTTCGCCAAGAATCTCATTCTCCGCAGTCTCGGCGGCTTCGGCAGCCGCGGGGGTGATCGCAGAAACCGTGACCGCTTCCGGTCGCACGGCGGCTTGAGCCTCAGAGCCGGCATCGAGATCGGCGTGCGCTGCGGCCGCGTGAATCACGCCGAAGCGCGACTCCATGACGCTCGTGTTGGCAGTCACGGTGCCAGGGATGAAGTTCTGCTGGCCAATGAAGCCCGCAACATAGGCGCTCGCAGGGTTGTCATAGATCGCGTCCGCGTCATCCAACTGTTCGATGCGGCCATTGCGCATGATGGCGATGCGATCACTCATCGAGAGGGCCTCGCCCTGATCGTGAGTAACGAAGATGAAGGTGATGCCGAGCCGCGACTGCAAAAGCTTCAGCTCGATCTGCATCTCTTCGCGAAGTTGGCGGTCGAGTGCCCCGAGTGGCTCGTCGAGAAGGAGCACAGAGGGGCGGTTGATGAGTGCACGAGCTAAGGCGATGCGCTGCTGCTGGCCACCAGACAACTGGGTCGGCTTGCGATCCGCGAACGACACCATCTGCACCATCTCAAGGGCTTCGATGACGTGCTGACGAATCTCCGACTTTGGGGTGCCCTTTTGCCGCAGACCGTAGGCGACATTCTCGGCAACGCTCATATGGGGGAACAGTGCGTAGGCCTGAAACACCGTATTAACGTCACGTTTGTGTGGGGGAATGCCGACAACATCCTGACCTGAAATACGGATGCGGCCCGCAGTTGGCTCTTCGAAGCCGGCGAGCATGCGCAGCGTTGTTGTCTTTCCGCAACCGGATGGCCCGAGCAGAGACAGGAACTCCCCTGGCCGCACATGCAGACTGATGTTGTCGACGGCGATTGCGCCGCCAAACTTCTTGGTCACTCCCTCGAGGACGACGGTGCCCTCAGGCTCGCTCGCACTGGTCGCTGCAGAGTGTGAATCCGCAGCGGCGGGGCTTGCTTGGCTAGTGTTCTGAGCTGAAATCGTCACGTCGTCGTGCACCTCCGAGGTCGTAAAAACTGATTCACGACTGTTTTGGTAGTCAATCGGATTTCGCGGGAATACGCAACGGCGTGCGATGTTTTGCTCGGTTAAGTTCGTGTTACGAAACGGAATTAGTTGTGAAAGGCTCGATTGGCTGCGCAAAACAACGCTGGCGTCGTCGCTTCACAATCCTCAACAGCCGCGAGCCGAGCCTCTCTATTCGTAGCGGCGGTGGATCAAGCGCGATAACACGATCGAGCTGCGAGTGTTGTCGATGTTCGTCGCCGTGCGCAGGCGTTCGAGGGCAATTTCTAGTGAGTGGATGTCGCGAGAACGCATGTGCACGACAGCGTCGGCTGATCCGCTGACCGTTCCGGCATCCACCACTTCGGGAATCGCACTCAGGATCCGTTTGAGTTCATTGGGGGCGACATTGCCGCGGCAGAACAACTCGACGTAGGCTTCTGTGCCCATGCCGTCGACGGCAGGATCGACCTGGATGGTGAAGCTGCGAATCACTCCACTGGCAACGAGTCGATCGACACGACGTTTAACTGCGGAGGCAGAAAGGCCTACCGACTCACCAATATCTCCATACCCTGCGCGGGCGTTGAGGCGGAGCATGTCAATGATTCCTGCATCCAGCTTGTCCATTCCCTCACTCTACGGCGATATCTTGTGCAGCGGCGAGCACTTGCGCTGAATTAGTGCGCACATTACCGAGACATTGCGGATAGGTGCGTGAAACACTGGGACTATGACGATCACTGACACCCAATCGACCACACCTGCTCGCCAGGCAACCGCGAAGACCGTGCTGATGTGCCGTCCCGACTTCTTTACGGTCAGCTACCGCATCAACCCCTGGATGAACCCCAACGACCCCACAGACACCAACCTGGCTGTCAAGCAGTGGCAGACGCTGTATGACACCTACATTGAGCTCGGCTTTGATGTGCAGCTCATTGATCCTATTGACGGCTTGCCCGACATGGTCTACGCCGCAAACGGCGGATTCGTGATCGACGGCAAAGCCTATGGCGCACTTTTTACCTATGACGAGCGTAAGGCTGAAGGCCCCGCCTACATGGAGTGGTTCGCTGCGAACGGTTTCACCGTTGCTGATCCCGTAAACGTGAATGAGGGAGAGGGCGACTTCCTCCTTGTTGGCGACAACATCTTGGCCGGAATGGGTTTTCGCACGTCCGTCGAAAGCCACAAAGAGCTCGCAGAGATCTCGGGTCGCAACGTTGTTTCCCTCAACCTGATCAACCCCAGCTTCTATCACGTTGACACTGCCATCGCGAAGCTTGATGAAACCAATATCGCCTACCTAGAGAGCGCATTTGATGGGCCCTCTCTCGAAAAGCTTCGGGCACTGTATCCCGACGCCATCCTTGCCAGTGAAGAGGATGCGGCAGTGCTCGGACTCAACTCGTACAGCGATGGCTACAATGTAGTGATCGCCGCCCGCGCTAAGGACTTCGAGCGTCAGCTCAAGGAGCGCGGCTACAACCCCATTGGCGTTGACCTGTCGGAGCTGCTGCTCGGTGGTGGCGGCGTGAAGTGCTGCACCCTGGAGCTGCGCCGCTAACTAGCGCCCCGAGTTGCACGAATGGCCTGCACTGGTTGTGCGGGCCATTCGTGCATTCACTGGTGGTTGGTGCTCAGTGCTCTTCGCAGATGATGACCGGGATATCGCGCGCGGTTTTGCGCTGATACCCGGCGTAGCGGTCGTTAGCGGCGACGATCTGCGGCCACAGTTCGGCTTTCTCCGCGGCATTTGCTGTGCGCGAGTGCACCTTCAGGGTGCGTCCACGCACGGTGATTTCTGCATCCGGGTTCGCGACAAGGTTGCGGTACCACTGCGGGTCGCGATCGTCGCCACCCTTCGAGGCAACAAAAACCCAGCGTCGGTTGCCGTGCACCGGAGCAGTCAGCAGCGTCGAACGCCGGATGCCCGAAACTCGGCCCGTGGTGTGCAACTCGACTGTGGGCATCCGGCCCAAAGTCCAGCCGAGTCGGCCGCCAGAGATGGCGAGCACTGCGCGGTGGGCGCCGTTCATCAGTTTCATTCCGGCATCGCTGAGTTTTTGGCGTTGGGTCATCTCAGCATTGTCTCGTGTTGCAATGTGGAGACGCCGGGTTCTCTCGGCAGCCATACTGATTTTAGTTTAGTTGCTAAAGTAATCGAATGACCACGACAATTGCCCTATTTGGTGCGACCGGCAAAACCGGCCGCCGTGTGCTCGATCAAGCGTTAGCGCAGGGGCTCGCTGTGCGCGCACTCGCCCGTGACCCCGCTAAGGTCATTGTCGTCGACGACCGACTCACCGTGATTCACGGAGACGTGCTCGATGCACGGTCCGTCGATCGTGTGGTGGAGGGAGCGGATGCTGTGCTCAGCGTTTTCGGGCACGTGAAGGGCTCCCCAGATGACGTGCAGGCAGACGGCACCCGGCTGATCCTCGACGCGATGAAGCATCACGGGATCACCCGGATCGTGACCCTCTCGGGCGGAGGCTTGCGTGCCGAAGGCAAAGACCAGCCCAAGCTTCCCGATCGCATCATCCGGGGCCTCCTGAAGTTGCTGTCAGGTCAGGTGCTCGCGGATGCCGAAGCACACTTAGAGCTGCTGAAGCAGAGCGGCATGGAGTGGACGGTCGTGCGCGGGCCCCGCCTCACCGAAGAGCCTGGGACGGGCGCATACGGCGTCGGCTGGGTGGGTGGAGACAGCACCACAAAGATCAGTCGCGACGACCTCGCCAAGTTTCTCATCACCCAGATTGACGATCGCCAGTACGTGCACGAGATGCCGTTCGTCAGCGCCAGATGAGCGACGCCGAGGCGCCCGTCGACCCAGTGCGTGCGGTGCTCGGCAGTGTGGCATCGCTCAGTCGAGTGCTGTCGTCGGAGCAGCGGCGTCCCTTCGAAGGTCGGGTACTGACCGGCTCGCAAATGTCAGCGCTATTCCTCCTCGCCCGAACACCCTCCGGCTTAACCCCGGGACGTCTAGCGGAGCTCCTCGCAGTATCTGCCGGCGCTGTCACACAACTCATCGACACTCTGCGCACGGATGGGCACGTCGACACACGTGTCAACCCTGATGATGCCCGATCGCGCATCATTGTGCTTTCCCGCGCCGCCCGCAACGAGGTGGAGCACTTCGAAGGTGCCACCGCCGAACGCTTACGCCCCAGGTTTGCAGCCCTATCCGCGGCCGAACTGACAACCCTCGCAGACCTCATGAATCGAATCACCATGGAGACGGAAAAATGACCACAAGTGTTCTCGTGACCGGCGCTACCGGCACCGTCGGTGATGCCGTGACAGAGTTTCTGCTCGAACGAGGAGCCTCCGTGCTCGGTGCCGTGCGGAATGCAGACGACGCGGCCCATCTTCGTAAGGGTGCGAAAGCACGGCACTTCGACTTCTCCATGTCGCCATCCGAACTCGATCAGGCTTTGGAGGGGTGCGACCGACTCTTCCTGATGCGACCGCCAGCAATAGCCGACGTGCAGAAGTACCTGTTTCCGGTCATCGATGCTGCGCAACGTCGTGGGATCAAACAGATTGTGTTCCTGTCGTTGCAGGGGGTGCAGCAGAACCGCAAAACCCCTCATTACGCCGTCGAGCAATACCTGAAGAGCGCTGGTGCACCATACACATCGCTGCGCCCCAACTTTTTTATGCAAAACCTGTCGACAACCCACGCGGCAGAAATCCGTGATGACGATGACGTCTTCGTGCCCGCCGGGCGCTCATTCACCGCCTTCATTGATGCCCGCGACATCGGCCGCGTTGCCGCCGCCGTGCTCACCGAACCCGGTCACATCACACAGGCGTACACCCTCTCGGGCGAACAGAGCCTCACGTACCGCAACGTCGCTTCCATCCTTAGCGACGTGCTCGGGCGAAGCATCCACTACCGGCGACCCAGCGAAACCGAATACCTCTCCCGCCTGCGCACGCAGGGCAAACCCGAGGACTACATTGCGGTGCAGAAGATGATCTACCGAATCGTACGGTTCAACATCTCTGCCTTCCCCAACCGAACAGTCCGGCGCCTCACCGGACACCCCGCCACTACTTTTCGCGAATTTGCCACCCGCGAGAAGGGCGCGTGGCAGAAATAACCTG harbors:
- a CDS encoding ABC transporter permease, whose translation is MNRLSFTDVSLKVWAVIVFAFLFAPIAIIIIYSFNEGRLLVSWNEFGFGSFATIVTKPAITDAVLVSIQTGFIASLIATALGTMAGVALARRAGKWAPWFLILLVLVTVTPEIVDAVSLLPWMVFLGQDVGLSMFDNGIVRLVVGHSLFSTAVVAYIVRSRLIGIDESLEEAAADLYAPPFKRFTQITLPLVMPAVLAGGLLSFTLSLDNTIVSAFVQVSGTTPWPVYVLSAVRSGLRPEIAAVSTIMLLLTLGALALVAYVLGRAGDSATDIAKTVGGG
- a CDS encoding ABC transporter permease, which encodes MTVTVEDRAAPELGAHAAPARPRRRLKLPGFALAIPAWAWLFAFFVAPVALVVWFSFGYKPGIFGTHANDVLSLDRYAEALSPTFFSTFQNTLWVGVVGTLICLVIAIPFSYWLAFKAPVSRRGILLAMVMIPFWTNFLVRTIGWQIILAPSGLLSTALQSIGVLDQPLEILFTRTAVLIGVVYNYIPLMILPMFVAFDRVSLPMREASKDLGAGRWSTFINVTLPLAKPGIIVGILLVYIPLMGDYITATVLGGAKGNMAGQMVANQFQTAQNWALGSAMAVVLVLTILTTVGIAALVSWLATWPLRARKRLVLGGKS
- a CDS encoding spermidine/putrescine ABC transporter substrate-binding protein → MSHENPVRILASTSATKMIKSELNRRRFLALSGTAAGAALLAACSPQSGAGSSPQATGGALEGGLSIYSWGDYDDPDLVAEFSDELGPTITFDSFASNEELISKLIAARGTSGYDIVVPTGPFIPQMIENGLLSKLNLDLIPNIADMDPDFLGRDWDPKNEYSICKAWGTTGFVYDKTKISRELTSWADFIDAAKNEASGRTSVLDDPSPLLGIYYWANGIDWTTTDEADLAAAEAFLTTELAPHISAFDSYPGGAAIPQAQQILMQSWNGDARIGIMESDEPDRWQWVLGSPDTELWMDNWAIAEGATNPEAAHAFINYVLAPDAALRELDYIGYHTGGAGIEEAARAADLEMLDLVFFDEEQIKTMHTGKLTDAQQRIVEIWDKTKAAAGA
- a CDS encoding ABC transporter ATP-binding protein, translating into MTISAQNTSQASPAAADSHSAATSASEPEGTVVLEGVTKKFGGAIAVDNISLHVRPGEFLSLLGPSGCGKTTTLRMLAGFEEPTAGRIRISGQDVVGIPPHKRDVNTVFQAYALFPHMSVAENVAYGLRQKGTPKSEIRQHVIEALEMVQMVSFADRKPTQLSGGQQQRIALARALINRPSVLLLDEPLGALDRQLREEMQIELKLLQSRLGITFIFVTHDQGEALSMSDRIAIMRNGRIEQLDDADAIYDNPASAYVAGFIGQQNFIPGTVTANTSVMESRFGVIHAAAAHADLDAGSEAQAAVRPEAVTVSAITPAAAEAAETAENEILGEVIGVSHQGETLQFLVSIGQDHTLLSRVPRPNAPRLADGDKVVCSWDAASVHLFPNEQATEAQADIARAVSNPAPPTSSMAL
- a CDS encoding Lrp/AsnC family transcriptional regulator; amino-acid sequence: MDKLDAGIIDMLRLNARAGYGDIGESVGLSASAVKRRVDRLVASGVIRSFTIQVDPAVDGMGTEAYVELFCRGNVAPNELKRILSAIPEVVDAGTVSGSADAVVHMRSRDIHSLEIALERLRTATNIDNTRSSIVLSRLIHRRYE
- the ddaH gene encoding dimethylargininase; its protein translation is MTITDTQSTTPARQATAKTVLMCRPDFFTVSYRINPWMNPNDPTDTNLAVKQWQTLYDTYIELGFDVQLIDPIDGLPDMVYAANGGFVIDGKAYGALFTYDERKAEGPAYMEWFAANGFTVADPVNVNEGEGDFLLVGDNILAGMGFRTSVESHKELAEISGRNVVSLNLINPSFYHVDTAIAKLDETNIAYLESAFDGPSLEKLRALYPDAILASEEDAAVLGLNSYSDGYNVVIAARAKDFERQLKERGYNPIGVDLSELLLGGGGVKCCTLELRR
- a CDS encoding nitroreductase/quinone reductase family protein, with product MTQRQKLSDAGMKLMNGAHRAVLAISGGRLGWTLGRMPTVELHTTGRVSGIRRSTLLTAPVHGNRRWVFVASKGGDDRDPQWYRNLVANPDAEITVRGRTLKVHSRTANAAEKAELWPQIVAANDRYAGYQRKTARDIPVIICEEH
- a CDS encoding NAD(P)H-binding protein, which codes for MTTTIALFGATGKTGRRVLDQALAQGLAVRALARDPAKVIVVDDRLTVIHGDVLDARSVDRVVEGADAVLSVFGHVKGSPDDVQADGTRLILDAMKHHGITRIVTLSGGGLRAEGKDQPKLPDRIIRGLLKLLSGQVLADAEAHLELLKQSGMEWTVVRGPRLTEEPGTGAYGVGWVGGDSTTKISRDDLAKFLITQIDDRQYVHEMPFVSAR
- a CDS encoding MarR family transcriptional regulator; amino-acid sequence: MSDAEAPVDPVRAVLGSVASLSRVLSSEQRRPFEGRVLTGSQMSALFLLARTPSGLTPGRLAELLAVSAGAVTQLIDTLRTDGHVDTRVNPDDARSRIIVLSRAARNEVEHFEGATAERLRPRFAALSAAELTTLADLMNRITMETEK
- a CDS encoding SDR family oxidoreductase codes for the protein MTTSVLVTGATGTVGDAVTEFLLERGASVLGAVRNADDAAHLRKGAKARHFDFSMSPSELDQALEGCDRLFLMRPPAIADVQKYLFPVIDAAQRRGIKQIVFLSLQGVQQNRKTPHYAVEQYLKSAGAPYTSLRPNFFMQNLSTTHAAEIRDDDDVFVPAGRSFTAFIDARDIGRVAAAVLTEPGHITQAYTLSGEQSLTYRNVASILSDVLGRSIHYRRPSETEYLSRLRTQGKPEDYIAVQKMIYRIVRFNISAFPNRTVRRLTGHPATTFREFATREKGAWQK